AAATTAAATTAAACTTTATAATAAAAAAAAATAACAATCATGACGATATTACAAGCAACATAATTAAAAATAACGAAATTAATGTATATAAACGCATGATTAGCGAATCAATTCAAAAAAAATTTTACAATGCCTCTAACTATACTGGCAAAAAATGTGACCTGCGCATCAAATTAGCGCCTGATGGTACATTATTGTCAATAACCGCTATATCTGGAGACATTTCTCTGTGTCAAGCGGCAATTATCGCTACTAAATCAGCAAAAATGCCTAAACCACCAAATACGGATGTATATGAAGTCTTTAAAAATATAATTTTAAATTTTTCTCCTCAATAAACTAAATATTTACACATTCATAAAATGAGAATATATTAGTCCATTAAATAAATTTAATTTTTATGCAAAATTTTTCAATGCGTTTAATAATTAAAAAAATTAATAAACCATCAGTATGGAAAAACTGGTTGATACAAATATCTCTATCAATAATGTTAATATTATATTTGTACCCATTTTCATTGCTTGCAGATATGCATATTGAAATTACGTGTGGAGTGAATACTTCGTACCCCATTGCTGTAATGCCTTTTGAATATGTTAATAATCAATGTGGGAAATCTGAATCAGATGAAGACATAGCATTAATAATAGCTTCCGATTTACGCAATAGTAGCAAATTTAATACTGTACCCGTAGAATATTTACCACATAAGCCTACCAAAATATCTGATATAATTCCAACGTTTTGGGAAAAATTAGGTATTAATACTATTGTATTAGGTACAACACATATAAGTTACAATGGAAATTACATTATTTCATATCACTTAATAGATACTTCCAGAAATCCTGCTTTGATAATTTTAGAAAACCAATATTCAGTAGAAAAAAAATGGCTACGTCATGCAGCTCACACTATAAGTAATGAAATTTTTGAAAAATTAACCGGTATAAAAGGTGCATTTTGCGCACGTATTGCTTATATATCACATATCAATGATAATAAATATCCCTATGAGTTATATATTTCTGATTACGATGGCCATAACCAAATTTCAATTTGTCGATCCACTGAACCATTGATGTCTCCAGCTTGGTCTTCAGACGGAGAAAAAATTGCTTATGTCACTTTTGATTCTGGTCATTCAGAACTTGTTGTTCAAACATTACGAACTGGATTAATTAATAATATTGTTAATTTTCCAAATCATAACGGAGCTCCCGCTTTTTCTCCCGATTGTAAAAAAATAGCTTTCGCATTATCAAAAACAGGTAGCTTAAATTTATATATTATGGATTTAGAATCTGGAGAAATTAGACAATTAACCAAAAACAGAAGCAACAATACTGAACCTAGTTGGTTTCCAGACAATAAACATATAGCTTATACTTCTGATCAGGGAGGGAAACCACAAATATATAAAATTAATATCAATACTGCTGATATCCAAAGACTATCTTGGTTACACACGAGTAATCAAAATCCACAGGTTAGTTCAGACGGAACATTTATAATGATGGTAAATAGACACCAAGGGAGACAAAATATTGCTAAATTGAATTTATTAACTGGTCGGGAAGAAATATTAACAGATGTGCTATTAGCTGATACTCCTAGTATAGCACCTAACAATACCATGGTAGTGTATAGCAGTATTAAAGATTTCACAACAACATCTAATTTAGAATTAATTTCTACAGATGGACATTTTAAAGCTCATATAAAAGGAGGAAAAGGAGATATAAGATTTCCTACTTGGTCTCCATTATATGTAAAATAAAATATGAAGCTCTATTTCCATTACAATCAACAATTTAACAAAAATTATAAATAATAAACATATGATTAAATTAAACAATTTTTTTAAACAATTAACATTTGCGGTAAGTATAAGTATAATTATAACCGCATGTTCTGTGTTTCCCAAACATACTATTATTAATGATAAAAAAAAAATGGAACTAAATCCTTTTACACAAATTAACACAAAAAATAATAAAATAATCGATGAAAAATTAGAACTAGAAACACAAGAATTAAAATCTAATAATATTATTTATTTTTCTTTAGATCAATATGATATTTCTTCTCAGTTTTTTTATACATTAAACATTCATGCTAATTTTTTATATAATCATCCATTATATCGTATTAAAATTGAAGGTCATGCAGATGAACGCGGTACTCCAGAGTATAATATTGCATTAGGTGAACGTCGAGCTAACTCAATAAAATTATATTTACAAAGTAAAGGTATATTACCTGAACAAATATTTACTGTATCCTATGGTAAAGAAAAACCAGCTGTACCAGGGCATAACGAAGCAGCTTACTCCAAAAATAGACGTGCTGTATTGATATATAAATAATATTTAATATAATGAAACTATCACTATTTTTGTTTAAATTACAAACAATCATCATTATGATCACTGGATATTTTAATATCACAAATTCTAATATCGTATACGCCAAAGACATAAGCAATAAAACATACAAGAATCAAAATATCAATCAATTACATCAAATATCCGATGCTCATAGTCAATGCTTAATTCAAATACAACAACAATTAGCCGAAAATCAACAAGATATTGACACATTACGTGGATATATTCAAGACATGCAACATCACATATCAGAAATTATAAATAATCAAAATGAATCATGTCAAAAAATAAATAATATCTTAAAACAACATAACAATACACATTATTCCAATGATAATTCTGATCAATTATCCATTAACTCAAATACTCAAAAACATCAAGAAATTAATAACACAACAGTAATTGATGCAGATACTGCTTATAAAAAAGCAGTATTATTAGTATTAGAAAAAAAACAATACAACAAAGCAATAGAAGCTTTTCAAAATTTTATAAAAAATTATCCAAAATCAACTTATCAAGCTAATTCTCATTATTGGTTAGGACAACTTTATTACAATAAAGGAAACAAAGACGACGCTTCTTATTATTTTGCTTTAGTAGTTAAAAATTATCCTAAATCAATAAAAGCACCGGACGCATTATTAAAAATTGGTATCATCATGCAAGAATCAGAACAAAAAGAGAAAGCTAAAGCAATATATAGACAAGTAGGTAAATTATATCCTAATAGTGAAGCAGCTAAGCAAGCACAAAAACGTTTAATACATTTTTAATATAAAATAAACACACATTTATATTAACAATCAAATATTATATAAAAATTGTGTAATCTTAATTACACAGTTATAAACAAACAATGATTAAATTGATGAACATTAAATACTATATATTAAAACATAATAAAAATTAAATTCCTATTAATCCTCATTCTAACTCAAAGATACGCGTATATATAATTTCTTTATATTATTATCATTCCTATTTTAAAATCTACTAGAAAATAACTTCCTTCAATAAATTAAAATATTGCTATTAATATAGTATTATATACTTACTAAATAATAAAAAATAACATAAGAACAATAAAACCCTAAAATTATCTGTAATTATCACTACACTTATAATAAGGATATAGAACAAAATCTATTTCAACCATAACTATAAAATCCTATTTAACAATTTAAATATAGATCATCACTTAATATGTCTATAATTCAATTCTATTATATTATATTACATACATCCATATACCTTTTATGATAAACAATACAAATTACAATAAACACAATAATATAAACGACTATTAATTATAGTAATCTATATCCTCATATATAATATAATTACATAAGAAGTATTTCATAATATAACTATATTATACATTCATTCATAAAAAGGCACTATATTAACCCACATAGGACCTTTTCCTGCCAAATAACGAGATAATATGGTTAATTTCCCACTATTTACATCAATTTGATACAAAGAAATATAATTCGATTTTTGACCTGCAACAACCAAAAATTCTCCTTTATAATCAATAGCAAATCCACGGGGTTGTTCCTCAGTAAATTGATAATTAACAAATTTTAATTCTTTTGTATCTTTTAACACTTCAAAACAACTAATAATATTAGCCGCTCTGTCAGAACAATATAACCAACGACCACTAGGAGTAATATGTATGTCAGCTGCCCAACATCCTTCACAATTTATATCTTTAGGTATTAAACTTATTGTTTGCGTAATGCTTGGAATTTTTTGTAAATTACCATATTTTATAACATCAACAGTACTAGTCAATTCATTGATTATATATGCACAACAACTAAAATTATGAAAAATCATATGACGAGGACCAGAACCAATATTAGTTTTAATAATACATGGATTATCTGGTGTTAAAACACCAAACGAGTTTATTTTAAACAACCTAATAGAATGTTCTTTTAAACATGGAATCCAAAGCAAGGTTGCACATTTATTATCTACATTAGCAGAATGACAACCTAACAAACCTTCTATAATTTGTATTGGATGACGCTTAAGTACTCCTAGTTTACCTATAGGAATAACACTTACTGTGTTATTCCTATAGGATGTACAATACAAAATTTTACCTTTTTTATCACTAATTAAATGAGTGGGACTAGTGAGTAATTCAATTGTTCCGACATCTGTTAATAATCCCTCCGGACTTATACGATAAGTAGTAATTCCAAAATTAGGACGCACCCCAACATATAAAAATTGTCTACTGGGGTGTACAGCTATAGGCTGAGCTCCTCCAAAAGTAGATATTACCTGAACTAATTCTAATAACCCATGAACATCATCCAATTTCCAAACATAAATTTGTTGACTTTCTGGGCTTGCTACATAGATGATTTGCATCATATATTTGTTCATTTTTATAATACTACGCTACATATAAACTTAAAATCATATCTCTCATTGTATTATATACATATGTAAAACTTAAAAAATTATACTAATTATTATATAATTTAGCGAGAAGATTACTACTTTTAACTATTCTAAAATATAGATTAATATACATATTAATAACATAGCCAATCTAAAACAAGCAGTATATAATTTATTTATATATTTATGAATAAAAAATAAGAGAATAAAATTATGAATATAACTAAACTTGTTCTTATAAGACATGGAGAAAGTCAATGGAACAAAGAAAATCGATTTACTGGATGGGTTGATATAGATTTATCAGATAAAGGACGTACTGAGGCACAATGCGCTGGGCAAATATTAAAAAAAAATAGATTTTTTTTTAATTACGGATATACTTCAGTGTTAAAGCGAGCAATTCACACTCTATGGATCATACTAGATCAACTAGATCAAGTATGGCTGCCAATTGAAAAATCTTGGAGACTAAATGAACGACATTATGGAACACTGCAGGGATTAAACAAAGATGAAGCCGTAAAAAAATACGGCTATGAAACGATTCAAAAATGGCGTCGTAGTTTTTATGCTGTTCCCCCGAATATTTGCGAAAACAATCAATTTATTGCAACAGATGATAACCGTTATCATAATATAAATACTAACGAATTATCTAAAGGTGAAAGTTTAGAGCTAACTTTAAATAGAGTAATTCCGTACTGGAACGATTATATAGTTCCTCATATTAAAAATAATAAAAATCTTATTATTGTTGCTCATGGTAATTCTATACGAGCCATCATAAAATTTTTAAACAATTTAAACGAATCAGAAATATTTCAAATTAACATACCAACTGGCGTTCCATTAATATATGAATTTGATGAAGATGCAAATTTTATTCAATATTATTATTTAAATGATTATTAAATAATAATATTGAATTATACATTGATCTTAATTAAACGAATATACTATACTATATCAAGTATTTATTAAGGATGAACTGACCACAATAACATCATAATTTTAAAATATAGATATTATTGTGTATAAAATTTAATTTTTAATTCGTTTTTAAAATAATGTATTGCAACATTTTGTTGCTCACATGATTCGCTTACGATATAATTTAAAAAAGGTGTTTTATATTCAATTATTTCTGAAGGTGATAAGTATGGATCGATTTCCCCGTTTTCAAAATACAGTATCGGAACGAGCTAATAACATCATACAACCATATATTGCACAAGTGTTTGGTTGGATGTCTTGCGGATTACTGTTAACTGCTTTTGTTGCTTGGTATGCTTCTAGGACTCCAGCAATACTGCAATTACTTTTTTCTAATCAAATAATATTTTTTGGTTTAATTATTGGTCAATTAGCATTAGTTTTCGTTCTATCCGGTATGGTGGCACGATTGAATGGTTCTCTAGCAACTACATTATTTATGCTATATTCCATGCTAACAGGATTAACTTTATCTAGCATTTTTATACTATATACTACGTCCTCTATATCTAGCGCATTCGTGGTCACATCTGGTATGTTCGGTATCATGACATTGTATGGGTATACTACTAAGCAAGATTTAAGCAGTTTTAGCAATTTGTTATTCATGGCATTAATTGGAATAATATTAGCTTCAATCGTCAATATATGGTTAAAGAATACAGCTTTAATGTGGTTAATTACATACGTTGGGGTTATAATTTTTGTTGGTTTAACCGCATACGATACTCAAAAACTAAAATCTATAGGAGCTTCTTTATCTATAGATGATCAAGATCAATTTCGTAAATATTCAATTATAGGCGCTTTGACTTTATACTTAGATTTCATTAATTTGTTTTTAATGATAGTTCGTATTTTTGGAAACAGACGTTAATTTTAGAATATGTATTGGCACATTTTAATTAAATTTTCTATTTTTAAATAGAAAATTTAATGAAAATGTGCCAATACATATTCTAATTATATATCTCTTTAAATCTTAAATAAAAATTTCAAAATATCTCCATCTTCTACACGATAATCCTTCCCTTCATAATTTATCTTCCCAGCTCTCTTTGCGCCTAATTCTCCGTTATAAATAATAAAATCATCAAACTTAATAACCCGAACACGAATAAAACCCTTTTTAAAATCACTATGCACCTTTTTAGCTGCTTCCAACGCGGTAGTTCCAATAACACATATCCAAGCCCGTGTCACATTTAAATTAATAGTAAAAAAAGTACACAAATTCAACACAGAAAAAATAGTATTATTTATATCATGTAATATACATTCTTTCCGTTCTATAGTAATTCTATTGCAATTATTCTTATGTGTTAATGAAGGCGATATCGCGCAACATGAGACTAATGGTGATTGCTCTTTAGATGCTAATGCGCGTAATCTATTTAAATAAATATTACTTGTAACAGATTTTTCATCAATATTGGCAATGTAAATAATTGGCTTAATGGTTAAAAGATTAAGTTTTTCAATATTTATTTTTTCTATATTAGAAAACTGTATTTTTCTTAAAAAAACACCGTTATATAAATAATCTAAACATTTTTTTAATACAAACAGCTGTTGTTTGCTATTAACATCAATAATCTTACATTTTTTTTGCACAGCACAAATACTTTGTTCACACTGTAAAATATCAAATAATATCAATTCAGCATTAACAACACTAACATCTCTGCAAGGATCTATATCATTAAAAACATGAATAATTTGATTATTATCAAAACAACGTACCACATGGCACAACACTTTTGTCGAACGAATATGATTTAAAACTTGAGCCCCCATTCCAACCCCTTGAGCAGCTCCTTTTATTAAACCAGCAACATCTATAAATTTTATTGTACCGTACACTGTTTTATGTGATGGAAAAATATCTGTTAACTGACATATACGTAAATCAGGTATATAAACTATAGATATATTAGGTTGGATAGTACAAAAAGGGAAATTAGCTATTTTAGCGGATACATGAGTTAACACACTAAACAATGTAGACTTACCTACATTAGGTAATCCAATTATACTGCAATCGATTTGCATAATACCTTAACAATTAAAATTAAAAAATAATTATTACCAATATTTTATAAAAAATTAATAAAATTTCCTAAATAAATACCTCCTAAACATCAGACTTATAAGAATGCAATTGATTCATAACTTTAATAAATTTTTTAGCTACTATACTTTCAGTATGTAATATTGCTTCATTAATTGCGTTATCAATTCTAAATTGCTCATAAATAGATGGTTTACTTAAAACAAAATCAATCACTTTACTTTTTTTTCCAGGATGACCTATGCCAATACGTAACCGATAAAAATTAAATTTATTGCTTAATCTAGCAACAATATTTCTTAGTCCATTATGACTATCATGAATTTTTCTACCTAATTTAATACGTATTACGCCCGGTGGCAAATCAAGATCATCATGTGCTATCAATATTTCTTCCGCATATAACCGATAAAAATCAACGCATTTAGATATTGCAAGTCCATTATTATTCATATATGAATCTGGTATTAATAAATACACGATATTATTTTCCAATTTTAATTTCCCAACATAACCACATAACATATCACTTTTATTCAACATTACTCTATATTTTTTAGCTAATAACTCAACATATTTAGAACCAAAATTATGCCTAGTATTAAAATAACTCACTCCAACATTACCCAAACCAGCAATAAGCTTAATAGTCATCTTTCACACACAAATTATTATGTAGTCTTGTAAATTAAAATTTACTCAACATTGTTATTAAATTACTAACACAATTATTAATTAAGATATAAATATATTCTTAAAACGATTTTTACACGTCCTTTTACTAAGGATTAATAAACTCCCTCTATAACGATTATTTTAAACTGCTAACAGAATATACTAAAGTGAAAATATATATATGAAAAAATTCATTTAATGCTCAAACATAGCAGAAATAGATTCCTCATTACTAATGCGACGAATTGTTTCAGCAAGCATACCAGACAAAGTCAATGCGCGAACATTAGGTAAAGATTTTATTTTTGGTTTTAATGGAATAGTATCGCAAACTATAATCTCATCGATCATAGAATTTTGAATATTTTCATAAGCGTTACCAGAAAAAATTGGATGAGTAGTATAAGCAAACACCCGGCAAGCTCCTTTTTCTTTTAAAACATCTGCAGCTTTGCATAACGTTCCACCAGTATCAATCATATCGTCTACCAATATGCAATCACGATTACATACATCTCCAATAATATGCATAATTTGAGAAATATTAGCACGAGATCTTCGTTTATCTATAATTGCCATATCGGTATCATTAAGTAATTTTGCGATGGCACGGGCACGTATTACTCCTCCAATATCTGGAGATACTACAATAGGATTATTAAAATTTTGTTGCATCATATCTTCTAATAAGATTGGGCTTCCAAAAACATTATCTACTGGTACATCAAAAAATCCTTGTATTTGCTCAGCATGTAGATCTACTGTCAAAATACGATCCACTCCTACACTAGATAAAAAATTTGCTACAACTCTAGAAGTAATAGGCACTCTAGAAGAGCGCACCCTTCGATCTTGACGAGCATAACCAAAATAAGGAATTACGGCAGTAATTCTAGCGGCCGATGCACGTCTTAATGCATCTACCATAACAATTAATTCCATTAAATTATCATTTGTTGGGGCACAAGTAGATTGAATAATAAACACATCGCCTCCACGCACATTTTCATTAATTTGCACACTTACTTCGCCATCACTAAAACGACCAACAGAAGCCTTTCCAAGATTAGTGTATAATCTATTAGCAATACATCGAGCTAACTCTGGAACAGCATTTCCAGTAAAAAGTTTCATATCAAAAATATCTCATAAGTTTTGCATTCAATAATATTATTAATGCCTCAAGATATATAATATATACATATAAACAACATTTACTAATGTAATAAAAAATTATAATATTAATGTATTATATTTTAATAATTTTTGATGTAACGGAGACAAATTTATGCCTCGTGTTACAATACTTTTTATCCATGACGGCAAATAACTTTGAACTTGATAAGCAAGATATTCGGTATTAAATTCAGAAAAAATACAAGAACCTGTTCCTGTAAGTCGCGTAGACGCATACTGTGATAAATAATTAAAATATACCTTTATTTCAGGAGCTATCTCTTTTACAATTTCTTCTAGATCATTACTAAAAGACGCAGATAATAACTCACGCATCGAACGATATGGAGAATAAAAACGATTTTTTAATTTATACACTTGAAAGACCCACGAAGTATTGATACTAATCGGCGGTATGATAAGAAGATACCACTTCTCAGGTATAAAAACTGGTGTAAGCACATCACCAACTCCTTCAGCAAACGCTGAATACCCATATATAAACACTGGTACATCAGACCCCAACATCAAACCTAAACGCATTAAAATATTTTTATTCAAATAACAACGCCATTGTTGATTAAGTATCATTAAAACAGTTGCAGCATTAGAAGAAGCGCCACCTAAACCAGAACCAATAGGTAACACTTTATTAAGAAAAATATCTGCACCAAGCGCTGATTTTTTATTAGGCCAACAATAATATTGTAACAACTTTGCCGCTCGCACGACTAAATTATTACGGTACATTAAACCATCCATCTGAGTAAACAATCTAACTTTACCAGTGTCTGTCACCAACACTTCGATACTATCACCATAATCAATAAATTGAAACAAAGTCTGCAAGTAATGGTAATCATTTGCACGATACCCGGTAATATGTAGAAACAAATTAAGCTTTCCTGGAGATGGCCATTGATAATTCATCGTATATTCCAGTTATTTATTACTAATCTGATGCAATATTGGTCACAATATATATCTAAAATTTTAGGTAAAATTGGTATGCTATTAGCATAATAATCACGATAATATATAGATATTTTTTTTTTCTTATAATAAGAATTTATATGGGATAAACATCCGATAGAATTTAAATTATATTCCTCGCCATTATTAGGCAACCCGATAATCCATTGTTGTAACTGTTCTAAAAAATAACTAATATCCATCATAAACCATTTTTGAATTTCATTTTTTAAATCATTATCTTTACGAGATATAATGCTCAAGATAGAAACAACTCCATTTTCTACAGATATCGAAATTATAGTTGATCCAAAAACATTAAATAACTTTATGTGAGAATTATCATGATCTTGAGTCCAAATAAACGGAACATACACCTTTCTTTGATTATTAATCATATAAATAATAGCACCTCGTACTTGATAATTAAGTATACGAGATATTATTTCCTTATGATTATTCCACATATTTGCTACTAATCTGTCTTCATGTAAGCCAAAATTCTGATGATGAACACAAGAAACACAAATAAAAATAGCTATTCCAAATAATCGAAAACATATATGTCGATACATCTAAATATTAACTTTAAAAATTTTTTATATAAAACGCAGATTTTATTCATTATATTTACATTAATTCTATATTTTCATATAATCATCTACCCATTAATCGCAAACAAAAATTTTTATCATATAACATGTTAATTAATTTATTTAATTTTTAAATTTCAATATTTTCTTTCTTAAATATTAACTAAAACATACTACGTAGCATTAATGTTATTATGCAATACCTAATAGCGAAATATTTCAATTAAATAATAAAATTTACATTGTTTTAATAGTTTAAATATATATATACAAGTGCAATCTTTAATAAAAATATTTTGTAGACTATCTAAATAGATAGAGATTTGATTACTATATATATCTAAAAATAAAAAATTTTTAAATTATTTTTTCATAA
This region of Candidatus Blochmannia vicinus genomic DNA includes:
- the tolB gene encoding Tol-Pal system beta propeller repeat protein TolB, with protein sequence MLILYLYPFSLLADMHIEITCGVNTSYPIAVMPFEYVNNQCGKSESDEDIALIIASDLRNSSKFNTVPVEYLPHKPTKISDIIPTFWEKLGINTIVLGTTHISYNGNYIISYHLIDTSRNPALIILENQYSVEKKWLRHAAHTISNEIFEKLTGIKGAFCARIAYISHINDNKYPYELYISDYDGHNQISICRSTEPLMSPAWSSDGEKIAYVTFDSGHSELVVQTLRTGLINNIVNFPNHNGAPAFSPDCKKIAFALSKTGSLNLYIMDLESGEIRQLTKNRSNNTEPSWFPDNKHIAYTSDQGGKPQIYKININTADIQRLSWLHTSNQNPQVSSDGTFIMMVNRHQGRQNIAKLNLLTGREEILTDVLLADTPSIAPNNTMVVYSSIKDFTTTSNLELISTDGHFKAHIKGGKGDIRFPTWSPLYVK
- a CDS encoding Bax inhibitor-1/YccA family protein, whose amino-acid sequence is MDRFPRFQNTVSERANNIIQPYIAQVFGWMSCGLLLTAFVAWYASRTPAILQLLFSNQIIFFGLIIGQLALVFVLSGMVARLNGSLATTLFMLYSMLTGLTLSSIFILYTTSSISSAFVVTSGMFGIMTLYGYTTKQDLSSFSNLLFMALIGIILASIVNIWLKNTALMWLITYVGVIIFVGLTAYDTQKLKSIGASLSIDDQDQFRKYSIIGALTLYLDFINLFLMIVRIFGNRR
- the pth gene encoding aminoacyl-tRNA hydrolase, producing the protein MTIKLIAGLGNVGVSYFNTRHNFGSKYVELLAKKYRVMLNKSDMLCGYVGKLKLENNIVYLLIPDSYMNNNGLAISKCVDFYRLYAEEILIAHDDLDLPPGVIRIKLGRKIHDSHNGLRNIVARLSNKFNFYRLRIGIGHPGKKSKVIDFVLSKPSIYEQFRIDNAINEAILHTESIVAKKFIKVMNQLHSYKSDV
- the tolA gene encoding cell envelope integrity protein TolA, encoding MNVYKRMISESIQKKFYNASNYTGKKCDLRIKLAPDGTLLSITAISGDISLCQAAIIATKSAKMPKPPNTDVYEVFKNIILNFSPQ
- the ychF gene encoding redox-regulated ATPase YchF; translated protein: MQIDCSIIGLPNVGKSTLFSVLTHVSAKIANFPFCTIQPNISIVYIPDLRICQLTDIFPSHKTVYGTIKFIDVAGLIKGAAQGVGMGAQVLNHIRSTKVLCHVVRCFDNNQIIHVFNDIDPCRDVSVVNAELILFDILQCEQSICAVQKKCKIIDVNSKQQLFVLKKCLDYLYNGVFLRKIQFSNIEKINIEKLNLLTIKPIIYIANIDEKSVTSNIYLNRLRALASKEQSPLVSCCAISPSLTHKNNCNRITIERKECILHDINNTIFSVLNLCTFFTINLNVTRAWICVIGTTALEAAKKVHSDFKKGFIRVRVIKFDDFIIYNGELGAKRAGKINYEGKDYRVEDGDILKFLFKI
- the ispE gene encoding 4-(cytidine 5'-diphospho)-2-C-methyl-D-erythritol kinase, whose protein sequence is MNYQWPSPGKLNLFLHITGYRANDYHYLQTLFQFIDYGDSIEVLVTDTGKVRLFTQMDGLMYRNNLVVRAAKLLQYYCWPNKKSALGADIFLNKVLPIGSGLGGASSNAATVLMILNQQWRCYLNKNILMRLGLMLGSDVPVFIYGYSAFAEGVGDVLTPVFIPEKWYLLIIPPISINTSWVFQVYKLKNRFYSPYRSMRELLSASFSNDLEEIVKEIAPEIKVYFNYLSQYASTRLTGTGSCIFSEFNTEYLAYQVQSYLPSWIKSIVTRGINLSPLHQKLLKYNTLIL
- the gpmA gene encoding 2,3-diphosphoglycerate-dependent phosphoglycerate mutase — translated: MNITKLVLIRHGESQWNKENRFTGWVDIDLSDKGRTEAQCAGQILKKNRFFFNYGYTSVLKRAIHTLWIILDQLDQVWLPIEKSWRLNERHYGTLQGLNKDEAVKKYGYETIQKWRRSFYAVPPNICENNQFIATDDNRYHNINTNELSKGESLELTLNRVIPYWNDYIVPHIKNNKNLIIVAHGNSIRAIIKFLNNLNESEIFQINIPTGVPLIYEFDEDANFIQYYYLNDY
- the ybgF gene encoding tol-pal system protein YbgF — protein: MITGYFNITNSNIVYAKDISNKTYKNQNINQLHQISDAHSQCLIQIQQQLAENQQDIDTLRGYIQDMQHHISEIINNQNESCQKINNILKQHNNTHYSNDNSDQLSINSNTQKHQEINNTTVIDADTAYKKAVLLVLEKKQYNKAIEAFQNFIKNYPKSTYQANSHYWLGQLYYNKGNKDDASYYFALVVKNYPKSIKAPDALLKIGIIMQESEQKEKAKAIYRQVGKLYPNSEAAKQAQKRLIHF
- the pal gene encoding peptidoglycan-associated lipoprotein Pal; translation: MKLNNFFKQLTFAVSISIIITACSVFPKHTIINDKKKMELNPFTQINTKNNKIIDEKLELETQELKSNNIIYFSLDQYDISSQFFYTLNIHANFLYNHPLYRIKIEGHADERGTPEYNIALGERRANSIKLYLQSKGILPEQIFTVSYGKEKPAVPGHNEAAYSKNRRAVLIYK
- the pgl gene encoding 6-phosphogluconolactonase codes for the protein MMQIIYVASPESQQIYVWKLDDVHGLLELVQVISTFGGAQPIAVHPSRQFLYVGVRPNFGITTYRISPEGLLTDVGTIELLTSPTHLISDKKGKILYCTSYRNNTVSVIPIGKLGVLKRHPIQIIEGLLGCHSANVDNKCATLLWIPCLKEHSIRLFKINSFGVLTPDNPCIIKTNIGSGPRHMIFHNFSCCAYIINELTSTVDVIKYGNLQKIPSITQTISLIPKDINCEGCWAADIHITPSGRWLYCSDRAANIISCFEVLKDTKELKFVNYQFTEEQPRGFAIDYKGEFLVVAGQKSNYISLYQIDVNSGKLTILSRYLAGKGPMWVNIVPFYE
- a CDS encoding ribose-phosphate pyrophosphokinase, producing the protein MFDMKLFTGNAVPELARCIANRLYTNLGKASVGRFSDGEVSVQINENVRGGDVFIIQSTCAPTNDNLMELIVMVDALRRASAARITAVIPYFGYARQDRRVRSSRVPITSRVVANFLSSVGVDRILTVDLHAEQIQGFFDVPVDNVFGSPILLEDMMQQNFNNPIVVSPDIGGVIRARAIAKLLNDTDMAIIDKRRSRANISQIMHIIGDVCNRDCILVDDMIDTGGTLCKAADVLKEKGACRVFAYTTHPIFSGNAYENIQNSMIDEIIVCDTIPLKPKIKSLPNVRALTLSGMLAETIRRISNEESISAMFEH
- the lolB gene encoding lipoprotein insertase outer membrane protein LolB; amino-acid sequence: MYRHICFRLFGIAIFICVSCVHHQNFGLHEDRLVANMWNNHKEIISRILNYQVRGAIIYMINNQRKVYVPFIWTQDHDNSHIKLFNVFGSTIISISVENGVVSILSIISRKDNDLKNEIQKWFMMDISYFLEQLQQWIIGLPNNGEEYNLNSIGCLSHINSYYKKKKISIYYRDYYANSIPILPKILDIYCDQYCIRLVINNWNIR